A part of Anolis carolinensis isolate JA03-04 unplaced genomic scaffold, rAnoCar3.1.pri scaffold_10, whole genome shotgun sequence genomic DNA contains:
- the gpr3 gene encoding G-protein coupled receptor 3 — protein sequence MKEDVVPNATHEEQPGWFVPDNHSADGSLYLSEAAPLPLNPWDVVLCVSGTIISCENAIVVAIIFYTTAFRTPMFLLIGSLASADLLAGLGLVFHFAFVYCVRSQVVNLLTVGLLVCSFAASVGSLLAITIDRYLSLYNALTYYSERTVTRTYAMLLLTWGVSVGFGALPVLGWNCLEDQSSCSVVRPLTKNHLVILSISFFMIFAVMLQLYVQICKIVCRHAQQIALQRHFLAPSHDVATRKGISTLALILGTFASCWLPFAIYCLLGDYTYPALYTYVTVLPATYNSMINPLIYAFRNQEIQKVLWTICCGCVSPTVPFRSRSPSDV from the coding sequence ATGAAAGAGGACGTGGTCCCCAACGCCACCCACGAGGAGCAGCCGGGCTGGTTCGTGCCGGACAACCACAGCGCCGACGGCTCCTTGTACCTCTCGGAGGCAGCGCCTCTGCCCTTGAACCCGTGGGACGTGGTGCTTTGTGTCTCCGGGACCATCATCTCCTGCGAGAACGCCATCGTGGTGGCCATCATCTTCTACACGACGGCCTTCCGGACGCCGATGTTCCTGCTGATCGGGAGCCTGGCCTCGGCGGACCTCCTGGCCGGCCTGGGCCTGGTCTTCCACTTTGCCTTTGTCTACTGCGTCCGGAGCCAGGTGGTGAACCTGCTCACGGTGGGCCTGCTGGTCTGCTCCTTCGCGGCCAGCGTGGGCAGCCTCCTGGCCATCACCATTGACCGCTACCTGTCCCTCTACAACGCGCTGACCTACTACTCGGAGCGGACCGTCACCCGGACGTACGCGATGCTGCTCCTGACCTGGGGGGTCTCCGTCGGCTTCGGGGCGCTGCCCGTCCTGGGCTGGAACTGCCTGGAGGACCAGTCCAGCTGCAGCGTGGTCAGGCCCTTGACCAAGAACCACCTGGTCAtcctgtccatctccttcttcatGATCTTCGCCGTGATGCTGCAGCTCTACGTGCAGATCTGCAAGATCGTCTGCCGGCACGCCCAGCAGATCGCCCTGCAGAGACACTTCCTGGCCCCCTCGCACGACGTGGCCACGCGCAAGGGCATCTCCACGCTGGCCCTCATCCTGGGCACCTTCGCCTCGTGCTGGCTGCCCTTCGCCATCTACTGCCTCCTCGGAGACTACACCTACCCGGCCCTCTACACCTACGTGACCGTGCTCCCCGCCACCTACAACTCCATGATCAACCCCCTCATCTACGCCTTCCGGAACCAGGAGATCCAGAAGGTCCTCTGGACTATCTGCTGCGGGTGCGTCTCCCCGACCGTGCCGTTCCGGTCCAGGTCTCCCAGCGACGTCTGA